GTTCTGCACGGTGACGCGCTCCATGCCCATGTGGCCCGCCATGCGCTTGCCCTTGTACACGCGGCCCGGGGTCTTGCGCTGGCCGATGGAGCCGGGGCGGCGGTGCCACTTCTTGGAGCCGTGGCTCGCGGGACCACCCGCGAAGTTCCAGCGCTTCATGACGCCCTGGAAGCCCTTGCCCTTGCTCGTGCCGGTCGCGTCAATCTTCTCGCCCTCGGCGAAGATGTCGACGTTCACGGTGTCGCCGTCGGGGGCGAAGCCGCGGAACTCGCGCAGGAAACGCACGGGGGAAACGCCCGCCTTGCGGAAGTGACCCATCAGGGGCCGGTTCACGCGCTTCTCGCTCTTGGGGGCGAAGCCGAGCTGCACGGCCTCGTAGCCGTCGGTCAGCTTGGTCTTGCGCTGCACGACCGGGCAGGGACCCGCCAGCACAACCGTCACCGGAACGGCGCGGTCGCCCTTCCAGATTTGGGTCATGCCGATCTTGGTGCCGAGGATGCCCTTCATGCGCGGCCCCCGACGGTCTTGATCTCGATGTCCACGCCCGTGGGGAGGTCGAGGGTCATCAGGCTGTCAATCGTCTTCTTGGTGGGGTTCATGATGTCCACCAGACGGTTGTGGGTGCGGATTTCGAAGTGCTCGCGGCTGTCCTTGTGCTTGAACGGCCCGCGCAGCACGGTGAAGCGGCGGATGCGGGTGGGGAGCGGCACAGGACCGCTCACGTCCGCCCCGGTGCGCCGGACCGTGTCCACGATCTTGCTCGCGGACTGGTCCAGCGCCTTGTGGTCAAAGCCACGCAGTTTGATACGAATCTTCGGGGCAACCATTGTA
The genomic region above belongs to Deinococcus aerius and contains:
- the rpsJ gene encoding 30S ribosomal protein S10, giving the protein TMVAPKIRIKLRGFDHKALDQSASKIVDTVRRTGADVSGPVPLPTRIRRFTVLRGPFKHKDSREHFEIRTHNRLVDIMNPTKKTIDSLMTLDLPTGVDIEIKTVGGRA
- the rplC gene encoding 50S ribosomal protein L3; translation: MKGILGTKIGMTQIWKGDRAVPVTVVLAGPCPVVQRKTKLTDGYEAVQLGFAPKSEKRVNRPLMGHFRKAGVSPVRFLREFRGFAPDGDTVNVDIFAEGEKIDATGTSKGKGFQGVMKRWNFAGGPASHGSKKWHRRPGSIGQRKTPGRVYKGKRMAGHMGMERVTVQNLEVVEVRPEENLILVKGALPGANGGLVVLRQAVKGGR